A single genomic interval of Saccharomyces eubayanus strain FM1318 chromosome IV, whole genome shotgun sequence harbors:
- the PBP4 gene encoding Pbp4p, with protein sequence MKMTTTSTTNVNGKATPALKTTLSTSNSNSNSPPTALPQKPKLTGWAQAAAKALPKQQQQQQPRRDDSSSPQPGNGKTKATVSTTPSTNTKGSSSVNGSSTNKKFKRANKQPYNRDEVRSYMHKLFQDYTTGEMSHSVKTYKQVLSETASGRVSTATDWGTVSNSKNKNKKYGCLTDIAKILKN encoded by the coding sequence ATGAAAATGACAACAACTTCGACCACTAATGTAAATGGTAAAGCTACCCCAGCTTTAAAGACTACTTTGTCCacttcaaattcaaattcaaatagCCCACCTACTGCTCTTCCCCAAAAACCTAAATTGACAGGCTGGGCGCAAGCTGCTGCCAAAGCCCTTCCaaagcagcagcagcagcagcagccaCGAAGAGATGATTCCTCGTCACCACAGCCAGGTAACGGAAAGACTAAAGCCACTGTATCCACCACGCCGTCGACTAACACTAAGGGAAGTTCCAGCGTTAATGGATCGTCCACGAataagaaattcaaaagagcCAATAAACAACCCTATAACAGAGATGAAGTCAGGTCTTACATGCACAAACTGTTTCAAGACTACACCACAGGCGAAATGAGTCATTCAGTCAAGACTTATAAACAAGTACTGTCTGAAACTGCAAGCGGGAGGGTTTCTACGGCCACCGACTGGGGCACTGTATCAAACagcaaaaataaaaacaaaaagtacGGCTGTTTGACTGACATTGctaaaattttgaagaattaa
- the MCH1 gene encoding Mch1p produces MALSKVEHCLSYHTRLLLPHVLSLKSSHRIAYIFSLLSAVSAGFITLISLYSQPWQNHLNYSSWQINTIASMTNLGMYLTPPILGMIADSHGPITLSLLSIIGFIPSYSYLAYVFNHPELSLEGNSDSSFNLSILCFAVIGISTSALYFSALLTCTKLYPHTKLLSISLPTTCYGISSVVGSQLLRVPWFWSYRAQSSSSSANDLNLGRVFQTFAWVYVIIGLLAWIATSVVSLLHFNEEQDNQKRLDDQTDAEQLPLLEQDSHTQDKFAQTVLRIFSDPVTYILALSILLSLGPLEMFIANMGSLTNLLVQVDAPALSTKLLSTYALSSTFARLLTGIVADFLAKKRISIKWILLTLLSLGLCAQLTLFKLVSSKTVSSWGLVPTGSLVGIIYGGLFTVYPTLVLLVWGERSFGTVYGSLLIAPAVGSTIFCMLYAKVYDSGCTDNAGDLRGSACISVVYKYSSIAFVASIVLSSVVFWKLKRKNLRV; encoded by the coding sequence ATGGCTCTATCAAAGGTAGAGCATTGCCTGTCGTATCATACGCGCTTATTGTTACCCCATGTTCTATCCCTCAAATCGTCACACCGTATTGCATACATCTTCTCACTATTATCTGCAGTCTCGGCCGGCTTYATCACTTTGATATCGCTTTATTCTCAGCCATGGCAAAACCATTTGAATTACTCTTCGTGGCAAATCAATACCATCGCCAGTATGACTAACTTGGGGATGTACCTGACACCGCCGATCCTCGGGATGATTGCCGATTCTCACGGCCCCATCACTTTGAGTCTGCTTTCCATCATCGGGTTTATACCCAGCTATTCGTACCTGGCTTATGTCTTTAATCATCCGGAATTATCCCTTGAGGGGAATAGTGACTCATCGTTCAATCTGTCAATATTGTGTTTCGCCGTCATAGGTATATCGACAAGTGCCTTGTACTTCAGCGCACTGTTGACGTGCACGAAGCTGTACCCTCACACGAAGCTATTATCCATTAGTCTGCCCACCACGTGCTACGGGATATCTTCAGTAGTGGGGTCTCAGTTATTAAGGGTCCCGTGGTTCTGGTCCTATAGAGCacaatcttcttcatcgtccgCTAACGACCTGAACCTGGGGAGGGTATTCCAAACGTTTGCATGGGTTTACGTTATTATCGGGTTACTTGCATGGATAGCCACCAGTGTGGTGTCGCTATTGCATTTCAACGAAGAACAGGATAACCAGAAACGGCTGGATGACCAGACTGATGCCGAGCAGTTGCCGTTATTGGAACAAGACAGCCACACCCAAGACAAGTTCGCGCAAACAGTACTAAGAATTTTCAGCGACCCTGTGACGTACATTCTGGCGCTGTCGATTCTACTATCCTTGGGGCCATTGGAGATGTTCATTGCCAACATGGGATCTCTAACCAACCTGCTGGTCCAAGTCGATGCGCCCGCCTTGTCCACGAAGTTACTGTCCACTTATGCGCTCTCCTCCACTTTTGCAAGACTACTCACGGGCATAGTGGCAGATTTCCTcgccaagaaaagaatatccATCAAATGGATCCTGCTAACGCTGCTGTCCCTCGGGCTCTGCGCGCAGTTGACCTTGTTCAAACTGGTCTCCTCGAAGACGGTGTCGTCCTGGGGGTTAGTGCCCACAGGATCGCTGGTCGGAATCATCTACGGTGGGCTGTTCACCGTCTATCCGACATTGGTGTTGTTAGTATGGGGCGAGCGCTCGTTCGGGACCGTCTACGGCAGCCTGCTCATTGCACCCGCGGTGGGCTCTACGATATTCTGCATGCTGTATGCGAAAGTGTACGATTCCGGCTGTACAGACAACGCCGGAGACCTGCGGGGGTCGGCATGCATCTCGGTTGTCTACAAGTATAGCAGCATTGCATTCGTTGCATCCATCGTCCTTTCGTCAGTGGTATTCTGGAAGTTGAAACGTAAAAATCTAAGGGTATGA
- the MBP1 gene encoding transcription factor MBP1: MSNQIYSAKYSGVDVYEFIHSTGSIMKRKKDDWVNATHILKAANFAKAKRTRILEKEVLKETHEKVQGGFGKYQGTWVPLNIAKRLAEKFSVYDQLKPLFDFTQTDGSASPPPAPKHHHASKVDRKKAIRSVSTSAIMETKRSSKKSEDNQFQNSKILGNPTAVPRKRGRPVGSTRGGKRKLGVGLQRSQSDMGFPRPAIPNSSISTMQLPSIRSTVGPQSPTLSILEEERQDSRQQQQQPNNSAQFKEIDLEDGLSSDVEPPQQFQQNYSHGTSFAPQQQSSLIQTQQAESIATSVSSSPSLPTSPGDFADSNPFEERFAGGGTSPIISMIPRYSATSRPQTSDINDKVNKYLSKLVDYFISNEMKSNKSVPQVLLRPPPHSAPYIDAPIDPELHTAFHWACSMGNLPIAEALYEAGTSIRSTNSQGQTPLMRSSLFHNSYTRRTFPRIFQLLHETVFDVDSQSQTVIHHIVKRKSTTPSAVYYLDVVLSKIKNFFPQYRIELLLNTQDKNGDAALHIASKNGDIVFFNTLVKMGALTTISNKEGLTPNEIMNQQYEQMMIQNGTNPHSSSLNTDLNLHVNTQNSDMKNDVNSMVIMSPISPSDYITYPSQIATNISKNIPNVVNSMKQMASIYNDLHEEHDNELKNLQRTLKSISKTRIQVHLKTLEVLKDSSRDDNDGEIPKGNADFETLTYLQQRNVEEIKKKLIRYKKMIKQKLEYRQTVLLNGLIEDESHTIANSADGDESNLLEKLELAQKLTLLQFQRRKRLRSLMEKFEDNSKIHKYRRIIREGTEMDIGEVDGSLDVILQTLIVNNNKNKGTDPSTTNTNANDRA; encoded by the coding sequence ATGTCTAACCAAATATACTCAGCGAAATATTCGGGGGTTGATGTTTATGAATTTATTCATTCGACAGGGTCCAttatgaaaaggaaaaaagacgACTGGGTCAATGCCACACATATTCTGAAGGCGGCCAATTTTGCCAAGGctaaaagaacaagaatatTAGAGAAGGAGGTGCTTAAGGAAACTCATGAAAAAGTTCAAGGCGGGTTTGGTAAATATCAGGGTACATGGGTTCCGCTAAATATAGCGAAACGGCtggctgaaaaattcagcGTATACGACCAATTGAAGCCACTATTTGATTTTACACAAACTGACGGTTCTGCTTCTCCACCTCCAGCCCCAAAACATCACCACGCCTCAAAAGTGGATAGAAAAAAGGCCATACGAAGTGTGAGTACTTCTGCGATTATGGAAACAAAGAGAAGCAGTAAGAAAAGTGAAGACAACCAGTTTCAAAATAGTAAAATACTGGGAAATCCTACAGCTGTACCAAGGAAAAGAGGTAGGCCGGTTGGTTCTACGAGAGGaggcaaaagaaagttAGGAGTTGGTTTACAACGCTCTCAAAGTGATATGGGATTCCCTAGACCAGCCATACCGAACTCTTCAATATCGACGATGCAATTACCCTCTATTAGATCTACAGTTGGACCACAATCACCAACGCTAAGTAtccttgaagaagaaagacaaGACTCTcgacaacaacaacaacagccaAACAATTCGGCCCAgtttaaagaaattgatctTGAAGATGGCTTGTCCAGCGACGTGGAGCCCCCTCAACAGTTTCAACAGAATTATAGCCATGGAACTAGTTTTGCACCTCAACAACAATCCTCCTTGATACAAACTCAGCAAGCAGAATCAATAGCTACCTCCGTATCATCATCTCCTTCTTTACCTACCTCGCCGGGCGATTTTGCTGACAGTAATCCATTCGAAGAGCGCTTCGCCGGTGGTGGCACATCTCCGATTATTTCCATGATTCCACGGTATTCTGCAACTTCAAGACCTCAAACTTCAGACATCAATGATAAAGTCAACAAGTACCTTTCAAAATTGGTCGATTACTTTATTTCGAAtgaaatgaaatcaaacaaatcTGTACCGCAAGTGTTATTGCGTCCACCTCCGCATAGTGCTCCTTATATCGATGCCCCCATCGACCCTGAATTGCACACTGCATTCCACTGGGCATGTTCCATGGGGAATCTGCCTATCGCCGAGGCATTATACGAAGCGGGAACTAGTATTAGATCGACCAATTCTCAAGGTCAAACTCCTTTGATGAGAAGTTCATTATTCCATAATTCGTATACTAGGAGGACGTTCCCCAGAATTTTCCAATTGCTACATGAAACTGTATTTGACGTGGATTCTCAATCTCAAACGGTAATTCATCATATTGTAAAAAGGAAGTCAACTACACCTTCCGCAGTTTATTATCTTGATGTTGTGCTATCTaaaatcaagaatttcTTCCCACAGTATAGAATCGAACTGCTACTGAATACACAGGATAAAAACGGCGACGCCGCATTGCATATTGCGTCTAAGAATGGagatattgttttcttcaacacaTTGGTGAAGATGGGTGCATTGACCACAATTTCCAATAAGGAAGGATTAACACCAAACGAAATAATGAACCAACAATACGAGCAAATGATGATACAAAATGGCACGAACCCACACTCCAGTTCTTTAAACACGGACTTGAACCTGCACGTTAATACACAGAATAGTGATATGAAAAACGATGTTAATTCAATGGTGATCATGTCCCCGATATCCCCATCGGATTACATAACGTATCCGTCTCAAATTGCTACaaatatatcaaagaaCATTCCCAATGTGGTGAATTCCATGAAACAAATGGCCAGCATATATAATGATCTCCATGAAGAACACGATAACGAACTGAAGAATCTACAGAGAACGCTGAAAAGTATATCAAAGACGAGGATACAAGTACATTTAAAGACACTAGAGGTTTTGAAGGATAGTAGCAGAGACGATAACGACGGGGAAATACCGAAGGGGAATGCGGACTTCGAGACTCTAACTTATTTACAACAGCGTaatgttgaagaaattaaaaaaaagcttatAAGGTATAAAAAGATGATTAAACAGAAACTAGAATACAGACAAACAGTCTTGTTAAATGGGTTGATAGAGGACGAATCTCATACCATCGCGAACAGTGCAGACGGTGACGAGAGTAATCTCCTGGAAAAGCTGGAGCTAGCTCAGAAACTAACACTTTTACAATTTCAAAGGAGGAAACGATTGAGGAGTTTAATGGAGAAATTTGAAGACAATTCCAAGATTCATAAGTATAGACGGATTATCAGGGAGGGGACGGAGATGGATATCGGAGAAGTGGACGGTTCGTTGGATGTAATACTACAGACATTGATagtcaataataataaaaacaagGGCACAGACCCGAGTACCACGAACACGAACGCGAACGACCGTGCATAG
- the PSA1 gene encoding mannose-1-phosphate guanylyltransferase — MKGLILVGGYGTRLRPLTLTVPKPLVEFGNRPMILHQIEALANAGVTDIVLAVNYRPEVMVETLKKYEAEYGVNITFSVETEPLGTAGPLKLAEEVLKKDNSPFFVLNSDVICEYPFQELADFHKAHGGKGTIVATKVDEPSKYGVIVHDIATPNLIDRFVEKPKEFVGNRINAGLYILNPEVIDLIEMKPTSIEKETFPILVEEKQLYSFDLEGFWMDVGQPKDFLSGSVLYLNSLAKRQPEKLATGSNIVGNALIDPTATISSTAKIGPDVVIGPNVTIGDGVRITRSVVLCNSTIKNHALVKSSIVGWNSTVGQWCRLEGDTVLGDDVEVKDEIYINGGKVLPHKSISDNVPMEAIIM, encoded by the coding sequence atgaaaggTTTAATTTTAGTCGGTGGTTACGGTACCAGATTGAGACCTTTGACTTTGACCGTTCCAAAGCCTTTGGTTGAGTTCGGTAACAGACCAATGATTCTGCACCAAATCGAAGCCTTGGCCAACGCTGGTGTCACAGATATTGTGCTTGCCGTTAACTACAGACCAGAGGTCATGGTCGagactttgaagaagtacGAAGCTGAATACGGTGTTAACATTACTTTCTCCGTGGAAACTGAACCATTAGGCACTGCCGGTCCATTGAAGTTGGCTGAAGAAGTCTTGAAGAAGGACAACTCTCCATTCTTCGTCTTGAACTCCGACGTCATCTGTGAATACCCATTCCAAGAACTAGCAGACTTCCACAAGGCCCACGGTGGTAAAGGTACCATCGTTGCCACCAAGGTCGACGAACCTTCCAAATACGGTGTCATTGTCCATGACATAGCCACTCCAAACCTTATCGACAGATTCGTCGAAAAGCCAAAGGAGTTCGTTGGTAACAGAATTAACGCCGGTCTGTACATTCTAAACCCAGAAGTCATTGACTTGATCGAAATGAAACCAACctctattgaaaaggaaacttTCCCTATCTTGgtcgaagaaaaacaattgTACTCTTTCGACTTGGAAGGTTTCTGGATGGATGTCGGTCAACCAAAGGATTTCTTGTCAGGGTCCGTTCTTTACTTGAACTCCTTGGCCAAGAGACAACCAGAGAAGTTGGCCACCGGCTCCAACATCGTCGGCAACGCCTTGATCGACCCAACCGCCACCATCTCCTCCACTGCCAAGATCGGCCCAGACGTGGTCATTGGTCCTAACGTCACCATCGGTGACGGTGTCAGAATCACCAGATCCGTTGTCTTGTGCAACTCCACCATCAAGAACCATGCTTTGGTCAAGTCCTCCATCGTTGGTTGGAACTCCACTGTTGGCCAATGGTGTCGTTTGGAAGGTGACACTGTCTTGGGTGATGACGTTGAAGTCAAAGACGAAATCTACATCAACGGTGGTAAAGTCTTACCTCACAAGTCTATCTCCGATAACGTTCCAATGGAAGCTATTATTATGTGA